A genomic region of Macadamia integrifolia cultivar HAES 741 unplaced genomic scaffold, SCU_Mint_v3 scaffold2298, whole genome shotgun sequence contains the following coding sequences:
- the LOC122066211 gene encoding protein PAM68, chloroplastic-like, protein MESYPLQCIKSFLSPSPPSTRTKPISNFLPIIQTKPFQTQNHSFRPAPATRYSAALKNPRGFGAASPKKSKTKKQPKRDDEDDPDAEEEPVDDTIPEVVTNRMMSRMGFSVGIPLFTGLLFFPFFYYLKVVMKIDVPTWIPFGVSFIFFGLALSGVSYGIVSSSWDPMREGSLLGWNEAQKNWPVFWQSLWGRSGKK, encoded by the coding sequence ATGGAATCTTACCCATTACAATGCATCAAATCCTTTCTATCTCCCTCTCCACCCTCCACCCGAACCAAACCCATCTCAAATTTCCTTCCGATCATCCAAACCAAAccctttcaaacccaaaatcatTCCTTCCGGCCGGCGCCGGCGACACGGTACTCAGCAGCTCTAAAGAACCCGAGAGGCTTTGGGGCAGCGTCCCCGAAGAAAAGCAAGACGAAGAAGCAGCCAAAGAGAGACGATGAAGATGATCCCGATGCCGAAGAAGAACCTGTTGACGACACGATACCTGAGGTAGTTACGAACCGGATGATGAGCAGGATGGGATTCTCGGTTGGGATTCCGCTCTTCACTGGGTTGTTGTTCTTCCCATTCTTCTATTACCTGAAGGTAGTGATGAAAATTGATGTCCCCACATGGATTCCTTTCGGAGTATCGTTCATCTTCTTTGGATTGGCTCTGTCGGGGGTGAGCTATGGGATCGTGTCGTCGAGTTGGGATCCGATGAGGGAAGGGTCTTTATTGGGATGGAATGAAGCTCAGAAGAATTGGCCTGTGTTCTGGCAATCTCTGTGGGGAAGATCAGgaaagaagtag